Proteins encoded by one window of Erysipelothrix rhusiopathiae:
- a CDS encoding dipeptidase: protein MTKKYKIIDWHCDVLLKLQQDQTLQFKDSEDLDVNYEKLKASNTKVQAMAIFIDPDLNFDDKYQIALEQIEAYKHRVLTTPGVVQLKSFQDIENLGEDEIGTFLTLEGLDCVGSDMNKVKHLLDEGVLSIGMTWNDANLACDGIGEPRGAGLTAFGFNVVEELNARNLFVDVSHISLKGFDDVLNNAKHVIASHSNVKAIASHRRNLDDNQIRRMVEHGFPIHVVYYDAFVTDEEKETQISDLVRHIEYLRKMDCTNQIGLGSDFDGIATKIKNLEDASKTQNLLKEIEMEFGERFTNGIAYDNFINYVNHKMI, encoded by the coding sequence ATGACAAAAAAATATAAAATTATTGATTGGCACTGTGATGTGCTTTTAAAACTCCAACAAGATCAAACGCTTCAATTTAAAGATTCGGAAGATTTGGATGTAAACTATGAAAAATTAAAAGCCAGTAATACTAAAGTTCAAGCTATGGCGATTTTTATTGATCCCGATTTGAACTTTGATGATAAATATCAAATTGCTTTAGAACAAATCGAAGCTTATAAGCATCGTGTACTTACAACTCCAGGTGTCGTTCAGTTAAAATCTTTTCAAGATATCGAGAACTTGGGCGAGGATGAAATCGGAACGTTTCTAACTTTAGAAGGACTCGATTGTGTTGGCAGTGATATGAATAAAGTGAAACATCTTTTAGATGAAGGCGTTCTTTCAATCGGTATGACATGGAATGATGCGAATCTTGCATGTGATGGTATTGGTGAACCAAGAGGCGCTGGATTAACCGCTTTTGGGTTTAATGTAGTTGAAGAACTAAATGCTCGTAACTTATTTGTGGATGTATCACATATTAGCTTGAAGGGATTTGATGATGTATTAAATAATGCGAAGCATGTAATCGCTAGTCATTCTAATGTCAAGGCTATCGCGAGTCATCGACGCAATTTAGATGACAATCAGATTCGCCGAATGGTAGAGCATGGTTTTCCGATTCATGTTGTTTATTATGATGCTTTTGTAACCGATGAAGAAAAAGAAACACAAATTTCAGACTTGGTACGTCATATTGAATATTTAAGAAAAATGGACTGTACAAATCAAATTGGACTCGGGTCCGATTTTGATGGGATTGCAACTAAAATCAAAAATTTAGAAGATGCTTCAAAAACCCAGAATCTACTTAAAGAAATTGAAATGGAATTTGGTGAGAGATTTACAAATGGAATCGCTTATGATAACTTTATTAATTATGTTAATCATAAAATGATATAA
- a CDS encoding GNAT family N-acetyltransferase, whose translation MMTLRIRKANRDDLTKIMNIIEQAKNVFREKGIDQWQNGYPNVDTILKDIRDTCSYVILKEHDIVGTFMLQFGDDENYDTIEEGKWHQEGPYAVVHRIAVDPTYYGQKIATQAFLEIESTCGKAGYSVLRIDTHKNNLAMNALLVKTGYQLCGKITLKDGGERLAYDKKI comes from the coding sequence ATGATGACACTACGAATTCGAAAAGCAAACAGGGATGATTTAACCAAAATCATGAACATTATCGAACAAGCGAAGAACGTTTTTCGAGAAAAAGGCATTGATCAATGGCAAAATGGTTATCCTAACGTAGATACAATTTTAAAAGATATACGTGATACGTGCAGTTATGTTATTTTAAAAGAACATGATATTGTGGGAACGTTTATGCTTCAATTTGGTGATGATGAAAATTATGATACGATTGAAGAAGGAAAGTGGCATCAAGAGGGTCCATATGCTGTAGTGCATCGAATTGCGGTAGATCCCACATACTATGGTCAAAAAATAGCGACACAGGCATTTCTTGAAATAGAAAGTACTTGTGGAAAAGCAGGTTATTCAGTACTTAGAATTGATACCCACAAAAACAATCTTGCTATGAATGCACTGTTAGTGAAAACAGGATACCAACTTTGTGGTAAAATAACTTTAAAAGATGGGGGAGAACGACTCGCGTATGACAAAAAAATATAA